The proteins below come from a single Kosakonia sp. SMBL-WEM22 genomic window:
- a CDS encoding ASCH domain-containing protein: MSTLEQLKTTYPGAQAWQIGDSPALADELAALVASGIKTASCGAFTWWQSEESAPKLGSYNIILNGESEPVCVIRIISLRLMRFCDVTEAFARKEGEGDLSLEYWRKEHQRFFSAAGIFSEEMELVAEEFVVVERV; encoded by the coding sequence CGCGCAGGCGTGGCAGATTGGCGACAGCCCGGCGCTTGCCGATGAACTGGCGGCGTTAGTGGCCAGCGGCATCAAAACCGCCTCCTGCGGTGCATTCACCTGGTGGCAAAGTGAAGAGTCCGCGCCCAAACTTGGCAGCTACAACATTATCCTTAACGGCGAGAGTGAGCCGGTGTGTGTGATCCGCATCATCTCGCTGAGACTAATGCGCTTTTGTGATGTCACCGAAGCGTTTGCCCGTAAAGAGGGTGAAGGCGACTTAAGCCTTGAATACTGGCGCAAAGAGCATCAGCGCTTTTTCAGCGCAGCCGGGATCTTCTCTGAAGAGATGGAGCTGGTGGCCGAGGAGTTTGTTGTCGTTGAGCGAG